A DNA window from Haladaptatus cibarius D43 contains the following coding sequences:
- a CDS encoding cation:proton antiporter encodes MTEITSLRPFAAVLVSAIAIVPILASRGRPNVREFWTILAAVANLGIVASMVPGVLDGNVYVTDLGRFVPGVEFSLQADALGILFGLLASLLWLVTSFYSIGYMRGLDEHNQTRYFAAFAASVSSAVGVAFASNLLVLFVFYELLTVATYPLVAHDETDEARAAGRKYLAYTFGGGVAVLAGAVLVFWMTGTTTFTPGGIAALADADPMFARAAFALLVTGFGVKAALMPLHSWLPDAMVAPTPVSGLLHAVAVVKSGVFGIARVILDVYGPAVVADLGLGLLLASVAAFTLVTASIIALRQDNLKRRLAFSTVSQLSYIVLGLAVLNPMSLVGGLLHIPAHAFMKLTLFFCAGAIHVETHTDDISNMAGIGKRMPLTMTAFGIAALGMAGIPLVAGFVSKYYLLIGTVTAGDVVFTGALLVSGVLNIAYFWPVIYTAFFESPGKADPKPVVENVLGGRYGEADATAGTDTTDTTTGTATDGGRSPDDDPIERDDHGYAPDHEGQGAIDRSEAEAHIRPEHGHDDSLAWEHRRWNGDESTWFMLGPILFAATGSIVLGIVPGSAVFLRIVRLIVSGVTGVTV; translated from the coding sequence ATGACAGAAATAACATCCCTCAGACCGTTTGCGGCAGTGTTGGTATCGGCTATCGCTATCGTCCCGATTCTCGCCTCGCGAGGACGACCGAACGTCCGAGAATTTTGGACCATCCTCGCGGCCGTCGCAAACCTCGGTATTGTGGCGAGCATGGTTCCGGGTGTCCTCGACGGAAACGTTTACGTCACCGACCTCGGACGGTTCGTTCCGGGCGTGGAGTTTTCACTGCAGGCCGACGCCCTCGGCATTCTGTTCGGTCTGCTGGCAAGTCTGCTGTGGCTGGTAACGAGTTTCTACAGCATCGGCTACATGCGCGGATTGGACGAACACAACCAGACGCGATATTTTGCGGCATTCGCCGCCAGCGTTTCGTCGGCGGTGGGTGTCGCGTTCGCCTCCAACCTGCTCGTCCTGTTCGTCTTCTACGAACTGCTCACGGTGGCGACCTATCCCCTCGTCGCGCACGACGAAACCGACGAGGCGCGCGCCGCCGGGAGAAAGTACCTCGCGTACACCTTCGGCGGCGGCGTTGCGGTGCTCGCTGGTGCAGTTCTCGTGTTCTGGATGACCGGAACGACGACGTTCACGCCCGGCGGAATTGCCGCATTGGCAGACGCCGACCCGATGTTCGCCCGCGCGGCCTTCGCGCTGTTGGTGACCGGATTCGGCGTCAAGGCGGCGCTCATGCCGCTTCACTCGTGGCTTCCCGATGCGATGGTTGCTCCAACGCCTGTTTCTGGACTCCTGCACGCCGTGGCAGTCGTCAAATCCGGCGTCTTCGGAATCGCGCGCGTCATCCTCGACGTGTACGGACCTGCTGTGGTCGCCGACCTCGGCCTCGGTCTGTTGTTGGCGAGCGTCGCGGCGTTCACCCTCGTCACCGCGAGCATTATCGCACTCCGACAGGACAACTTAAAACGCCGACTCGCCTTTTCGACGGTGAGTCAGCTTTCGTACATCGTTCTCGGACTGGCAGTACTCAATCCGATGTCGCTCGTCGGCGGTCTGCTCCACATCCCCGCACACGCGTTCATGAAACTCACGCTGTTCTTCTGTGCTGGAGCCATCCACGTCGAGACGCACACCGACGATATCAGCAACATGGCGGGCATCGGCAAGCGAATGCCGTTGACGATGACCGCCTTCGGCATCGCGGCGTTGGGGATGGCCGGAATTCCGCTGGTGGCTGGATTCGTGAGCAAATACTACCTGCTCATCGGAACCGTTACGGCCGGTGACGTGGTGTTTACCGGCGCATTGCTCGTTTCGGGCGTGCTCAACATCGCGTACTTCTGGCCGGTCATCTACACGGCCTTCTTCGAGTCGCCCGGGAAGGCTGACCCGAAACCGGTCGTTGAGAACGTGCTGGGTGGTCGGTACGGTGAAGCAGACGCGACTGCCGGAACGGACACCACGGACACCACAACCGGAACGGCCACCGACGGCGGCCGTTCCCCCGACGACGACCCTATCGAGCGAGACGACCACGGATATGCACCCGACCACGAAGGTCAGGGAGCCATCGACCGAAGCGAAGCCGAGGCGCACATTCGACCGGAACACGGCCACGACGACAGCCTCGCGTGGGAACACCGCAGGTGGAACGGCGACGAATCGACGTGGTTCATGCTCGGGCCGATTCTCTTCGCGGCGACGGGGTCGATTGTGCTCGGCATCGTGCCCGGTAGCGCCGTCTTCCTTCGAATCGTCAGGCTCATCGTCTCCGGCGTCACGGGGGTGACCGTCTAA
- a CDS encoding NAD-binding protein, translating to MSQSQKDSIHDTRQTDGPDACIVGGDHVGRDVANKLVNEGVSVTLVDSMPPSDPPPELTVHHVTSLDATELRHINVHEETTILAISPKDSANLLIAQLARTKFGVNRTIARVNDPQRVSAFEDLGIEAIDATAALSREITERW from the coding sequence ATGAGTCAGTCACAGAAAGATTCGATACACGACACACGACAGACCGACGGCCCCGACGCGTGCATCGTCGGCGGTGACCACGTTGGCCGTGACGTTGCCAACAAACTCGTCAACGAGGGGGTGTCGGTTACACTGGTGGATTCGATGCCGCCGAGCGACCCGCCCCCTGAACTGACGGTTCATCACGTCACATCGCTCGATGCGACCGAACTCCGTCACATAAACGTCCACGAAGAAACGACGATTTTGGCGATTAGTCCGAAAGACAGCGCAAATCTGTTGATAGCACAACTGGCCCGGACGAAGTTCGGCGTCAACCGGACTATCGCACGAGTAAACGACCCACAACGCGTGTCCGCATTCGAAGACCTCGGCATCGAGGCAATCGACGCCACGGCCGCCCTTAGCCGCGAGATTACGGAGCGATGGTAA
- a CDS encoding monovalent cation/H+ antiporter subunit E, whose protein sequence is MVTLTSSRLLVPVSESRTLRNTVAYVVQEALERATETGSSATIHFVYPLSERLTYNAETKETETAHTLLDRVAVWAEEDLGDNADDVTLETTMVGTREYLFSPADYADVFARYARDHDLDCAVFDPGFNPIGTTPLLPTLEAEVRRTGLAVEEAPVQRERRSPLLVKRGTLAQFFSLFSVSYFFYLLLAGSLGPFELATGAITASIVAVSLWGVSLTTPVHPVRTIKRLGRFALYIPYLLWEIVKANVEIARVVLHPDLPIDPKMVEFDAAVWSELPVTTLANSITLTPGTLTVDVSRRHFTVHTLTGSSREDLFDGSLERAVRFVFYGLSAARIPSPVERMDRDEEDTQ, encoded by the coding sequence GTGGTCACGCTGACCAGTTCACGGCTACTGGTTCCGGTTTCAGAGTCGAGAACCCTCCGGAACACGGTCGCGTATGTCGTTCAGGAAGCTCTCGAACGTGCCACCGAAACCGGTTCGTCGGCAACAATCCACTTCGTCTACCCGCTCTCGGAGCGACTCACGTACAATGCCGAGACGAAAGAAACGGAGACGGCTCACACCCTCCTCGACCGAGTGGCCGTTTGGGCCGAAGAAGACCTCGGCGACAACGCCGACGACGTGACCCTCGAAACCACGATGGTCGGCACCCGCGAATACCTCTTCAGCCCTGCGGATTACGCCGACGTTTTCGCCCGGTACGCTCGTGACCACGACCTGGACTGTGCGGTGTTCGACCCGGGATTCAACCCGATTGGAACCACTCCGCTCCTGCCGACGTTGGAGGCTGAAGTCCGCAGGACTGGCCTCGCCGTCGAGGAGGCGCCAGTCCAGCGAGAACGACGGAGTCCACTGCTGGTAAAACGCGGGACGCTCGCACAGTTCTTTTCGCTGTTCAGCGTCTCGTATTTCTTTTACTTACTGCTCGCAGGCTCCCTTGGGCCGTTCGAACTCGCAACGGGCGCAATCACCGCCAGTATCGTTGCGGTGTCACTTTGGGGCGTCTCGCTTACGACGCCGGTACACCCCGTCCGGACAATTAAACGGCTTGGACGGTTCGCACTCTACATCCCGTATCTGCTGTGGGAAATCGTAAAAGCGAACGTCGAAATCGCTCGCGTGGTTCTTCATCCCGACCTTCCAATCGACCCGAAAATGGTGGAGTTCGACGCCGCCGTGTGGTCTGAACTACCAGTGACGACGCTCGCAAACAGCATTACCCTCACTCCGGGAACTCTCACCGTGGACGTTTCCCGCCGACATTTCACCGTGCACACGCTCACCGGTAGCTCACGCGAGGATTTGTTCGACGGTTCCCTCGAACGAGCGGTTCGGTTCGTTTTCTACGGACTCTCGGCCGCACGCATTCCTAGTCCCGTAGAGCGAATGGACAGGGACGAGGAGGATACCCAATGA
- a CDS encoding Na(+)/H(+) antiporter subunit D, translating into MVDPLVPPFVPVLLAAILLPFVGRKVGHALGILATAVVVPYVWLSPEGQHLPVSLFGFDAVLYNVDGFSTLMGLIFGFIGAVAVLYSFYSKADSVQTAFALSYVGTSLGAVFGGDWLTLILFWELMAITSTLLVWYYGGRAVRAGFRYALLHGIGGTLLLGAVVWHYTEVGSFLFTATSADVGMAGDVAPILAAIGIGVNVGFVGLHAWLPDTYPRPHIAASVFLCVYTTKTGVYGMYRVFPDGHLTIAYMGAFMAVFGASMALLQSDMRRLLSYHIQSQVGYMVAGVGIGGALATGGAFGHVFNHILYKSLLFMTVGVVIFRTGEENLKKVGGLAREMPITAITFTIAALSIAGFPGFNGFVSKGMVLAAAHKKHYDILWYLLLAGGVGTFLSFIKLGYSAFVEGEYDSSVRDANWGQSVGMILVAGLCVLYGLFPSALFAILPTEGFDYTTYTIGHIEEGLILAAIGAVGYVFLKKPLKKVGRVPDIDNLYNPLALYGTRAVVVGTTNLYAGVDRAVVKLSRVSTDAIKHPNSTLGRLTGHGRVRLSAGIGMSVVLVVLVLVSILSLMLI; encoded by the coding sequence ATGGTAGACCCACTCGTTCCGCCGTTCGTGCCGGTTCTGCTCGCCGCCATCCTCCTGCCGTTCGTCGGTCGGAAAGTCGGCCACGCGCTCGGCATTCTGGCCACGGCCGTCGTCGTTCCATACGTTTGGCTGTCGCCGGAGGGCCAACACCTTCCCGTGTCGCTGTTCGGCTTCGACGCGGTTCTGTACAACGTGGACGGCTTCTCTACGCTGATGGGACTCATCTTCGGATTCATCGGCGCAGTCGCCGTTCTCTACTCGTTCTACTCGAAGGCGGACTCGGTGCAGACCGCGTTCGCGCTCTCCTACGTCGGGACGAGTCTCGGCGCGGTGTTCGGCGGCGACTGGCTCACGCTCATCCTATTCTGGGAGCTGATGGCGATTACCAGCACCCTGCTCGTCTGGTACTACGGCGGTCGGGCGGTGCGCGCCGGATTCCGGTATGCACTCCTACACGGCATCGGCGGAACGCTCCTGCTCGGAGCAGTCGTGTGGCACTACACCGAAGTCGGGTCGTTCCTGTTCACGGCGACCAGCGCCGATGTCGGTATGGCGGGCGACGTTGCACCCATCCTCGCCGCAATCGGTATCGGCGTCAACGTCGGGTTCGTCGGCCTCCACGCGTGGCTTCCGGACACGTATCCGCGACCGCACATCGCCGCGAGCGTCTTCCTCTGTGTCTACACGACCAAAACCGGCGTGTACGGAATGTACCGTGTGTTCCCCGACGGCCACCTCACCATCGCGTACATGGGTGCGTTCATGGCCGTCTTCGGCGCGAGCATGGCGCTCTTGCAGAGCGACATGCGCCGACTGCTCTCCTATCACATTCAGTCACAGGTCGGCTACATGGTCGCTGGCGTTGGTATCGGCGGCGCGCTCGCAACCGGCGGCGCGTTCGGCCACGTCTTCAATCACATCCTTTATAAGAGCCTGCTGTTCATGACCGTCGGAGTGGTTATTTTCAGAACGGGCGAAGAGAACCTGAAGAAGGTCGGCGGCCTCGCGCGCGAGATGCCGATTACCGCCATTACATTCACCATCGCGGCGCTTTCCATTGCTGGATTTCCGGGCTTCAACGGCTTCGTCTCGAAGGGGATGGTTCTCGCGGCGGCGCACAAGAAACATTACGATATTCTCTGGTATCTCCTCCTGGCAGGTGGCGTCGGAACCTTCCTCTCGTTCATCAAACTGGGCTACAGCGCCTTCGTCGAAGGTGAGTACGATAGCTCGGTGCGAGACGCCAACTGGGGACAGTCAGTCGGAATGATTCTCGTCGCCGGACTGTGCGTGCTGTACGGACTGTTCCCTTCGGCGCTGTTCGCCATCCTCCCCACCGAAGGGTTCGACTACACGACCTACACCATCGGGCACATTGAAGAAGGGTTGATACTGGCAGCTATCGGTGCCGTCGGCTACGTGTTCCTGAAGAAACCGCTCAAGAAAGTCGGTCGCGTCCCCGACATCGACAATCTCTACAACCCACTTGCGTTGTACGGAACCCGCGCAGTGGTCGTCGGGACGACGAATCTGTACGCTGGTGTTGACCGTGCGGTGGTGAAACTGTCACGCGTTTCGACCGATGCCATCAAACACCCCAACTCTACCCTCGGTCGGCTTACCGGTCACGGCCGCGTTCGGTTGAGCGCGGGCATCGGGATGAGCGTCGTCCTCGTGGTGCTCGTTCTGGTTAGCATCCTCTCGCTGATGCTGATATAA
- a CDS encoding cation:proton antiporter subunit C: MIDILASRLYYLVAFSLLGVGTYMMIGNQNLVKKVIGMNIFQTGIFLFFIVTAFVEGGSPPLLTAAEPYVSPLPHVLILTAIVVGVSLTAVALGLIVRIYSEYGTLNEEAIQKVTADE; the protein is encoded by the coding sequence ATGATAGACATACTCGCGTCCCGACTCTACTACCTCGTTGCGTTCTCTCTGCTAGGTGTTGGCACGTACATGATGATAGGAAATCAGAATCTCGTGAAGAAAGTCATCGGTATGAATATCTTCCAGACGGGGATTTTCCTCTTCTTCATCGTCACCGCGTTCGTCGAGGGAGGAAGCCCCCCACTGCTGACGGCCGCGGAACCATACGTCAGCCCGCTTCCACATGTGCTGATACTCACCGCTATCGTCGTCGGCGTGAGTCTCACCGCGGTCGCACTCGGACTCATCGTTCGCATCTACAGCGAGTATGGAACGCTAAACGAGGAGGCTATCCAGAAGGTGACCGCCGATGAGTGA
- a CDS encoding monovalent cation/H+ antiporter subunit D family protein — protein sequence MSDLAPLLVALPIFGSIMVFFAGLVRSESGWPIAVLTSLVQLGGAGLIAVRAFDEQPVEYVVGGFTAPYGIELVIDGLSATMVVLIAVVALGVLGYARVAGPRSNSFYATYLLLVAGLTGMSITGDIFNMYVFLEITGLATYALVASGKGGRSALAALKYLLVGTVGASLFLLGIGYAYVATGTLNMADLSQQLPAVGSMGYTDPLVQASFGLLVAGLFVKVAVFPVHTWQPEAYAGAPDSVSAYISALVSTVAAYALMRIILSVFTVDFLVANSFARTVLVAGAVVSIIFGSVLAVTQTEIKRMLAYSSVSQFGLVVGAIAVANVSALTGAMIHLVGHAIMKGGLFLTTGLVANSTGDRTIDGYEGLAERSSIGAAVFGVLALAMVGVPPAVGFVGKWYIAVGAVEAEAWPLAVVILASTLLTLAYFVRIIERMYFREPAKPSEAVETAETETAASVVADGHGTDAELAPVSTGMRATVLAAAVLAIVLGLGAFEYGQLLEPTIERLLA from the coding sequence ATGAGTGACCTCGCTCCCTTGCTGGTTGCGCTTCCCATCTTCGGGTCGATCATGGTGTTCTTCGCCGGACTCGTCCGGTCGGAATCCGGGTGGCCGATTGCGGTGCTCACGTCGCTGGTCCAACTTGGTGGGGCGGGACTGATTGCGGTTCGAGCGTTCGACGAACAGCCAGTCGAGTACGTCGTCGGTGGATTCACCGCGCCCTACGGCATCGAACTCGTCATCGACGGCCTTTCCGCGACGATGGTCGTCCTCATCGCGGTGGTCGCACTCGGCGTCCTCGGCTACGCACGCGTCGCAGGCCCGCGTTCGAACTCGTTTTACGCGACGTACCTGCTCCTCGTCGCCGGACTGACCGGCATGAGCATCACCGGCGACATCTTCAACATGTACGTCTTCCTCGAAATCACGGGGCTGGCGACATACGCGCTGGTTGCAAGCGGCAAGGGTGGACGCTCCGCGCTCGCGGCGCTGAAGTACCTGCTCGTCGGAACGGTCGGCGCGTCGCTGTTCCTGCTTGGAATCGGCTACGCCTACGTCGCCACGGGGACGCTCAACATGGCCGACCTCTCGCAACAACTCCCGGCGGTGGGCTCGATGGGCTACACAGACCCGCTCGTGCAGGCGTCCTTCGGCCTTCTCGTCGCTGGCCTCTTCGTCAAAGTGGCCGTCTTCCCGGTTCACACGTGGCAACCGGAGGCATACGCCGGGGCACCGGATTCGGTGAGCGCGTACATCTCCGCGCTCGTCTCCACCGTCGCGGCCTATGCGTTGATGCGCATCATCCTCTCGGTTTTCACCGTGGACTTCTTGGTCGCCAATTCGTTCGCTCGCACCGTCCTCGTGGCGGGTGCCGTGGTGAGTATCATCTTCGGAAGCGTTCTAGCAGTCACGCAGACCGAAATCAAACGGATGCTCGCGTACTCGTCGGTTTCGCAGTTCGGCCTCGTCGTCGGCGCTATCGCAGTCGCCAACGTCAGTGCGCTGACGGGTGCGATGATTCACCTCGTCGGCCACGCCATCATGAAAGGCGGTTTGTTCCTGACGACCGGACTGGTCGCAAACTCGACCGGTGACCGCACCATCGACGGTTACGAAGGACTCGCCGAGCGTTCGTCAATCGGCGCGGCGGTGTTTGGCGTCCTCGCGCTTGCGATGGTGGGCGTTCCTCCGGCGGTCGGATTCGTCGGGAAGTGGTACATCGCGGTGGGTGCGGTCGAAGCGGAAGCGTGGCCGCTCGCGGTCGTTATCCTCGCCAGTACGCTCCTGACGCTGGCCTACTTCGTCCGGATTATCGAGCGGATGTACTTCCGTGAACCCGCAAAACCGTCCGAAGCGGTCGAAACGGCGGAAACAGAGACGGCCGCCAGCGTCGTTGCGGATGGACACGGAACCGATGCCGAACTAGCACCTGTCTCGACGGGGATGCGAGCGACGGTTCTGGCGGCGGCAGTGCTGGCCATCGTTCTCGGCCTCGGCGCTTTCGAGTACGGACAGCTCCTCGAACCAACGATTGAACGCCTTCTCGCATGA
- the mnhG gene encoding monovalent cation/H(+) antiporter subunit G: MTPREIAVLVLAAGGVFFAVVAVIGLVRLPDLYTRAHSTSKSETLGAMLTLTAVAISFGIDLSTVKVVLLLLFMFITNPTAAHAITRAATEQGIEPWTVDEDES, from the coding sequence ATGACGCCACGGGAAATCGCGGTGCTCGTGCTGGCCGCTGGCGGCGTCTTCTTCGCCGTCGTCGCCGTCATCGGACTGGTTCGACTTCCAGACCTCTACACGCGTGCACACAGCACGTCGAAGAGCGAGACGCTCGGTGCTATGCTGACGCTCACTGCGGTCGCAATTTCGTTCGGCATCGACCTCTCGACGGTGAAGGTCGTCTTGCTCCTGTTGTTCATGTTTATCACGAATCCAACCGCCGCACACGCCATCACTCGTGCCGCAACCGAACAGGGTATCGAACCGTGGACCGTAGATGAGGACGAATCATGA
- a CDS encoding DUF4040 domain-containing protein codes for MSAIEITLLVFVLSCALATALLRDVLGSIIAFSAYSLGIAIVWVFLRAPDVGLTEAAVGAGVMTVLFLLTIAKTVRPTDNQTLENIDFRALGVAVALVAVLSTTLFALPPVGAHDSAVATDNVTDYYLEESYKETEVKNAVTAVLAAYRGFDTLGEAVVVYSAGVGLLLVLHKEAFE; via the coding sequence ATGAGCGCGATAGAAATCACACTGTTGGTGTTCGTCCTCTCCTGTGCGCTTGCGACGGCGCTCCTCCGGGACGTTCTCGGTTCGATTATCGCGTTCAGCGCGTACAGCCTCGGCATCGCAATCGTCTGGGTGTTCCTCAGAGCGCCCGACGTGGGCCTCACGGAGGCCGCAGTCGGTGCCGGTGTGATGACCGTGTTGTTCCTGTTGACCATCGCAAAGACGGTTCGGCCGACGGACAATCAGACCCTCGAAAATATCGATTTCCGCGCATTAGGGGTCGCGGTCGCGCTCGTTGCAGTGCTTTCGACGACGCTGTTCGCGCTCCCGCCGGTCGGCGCGCACGACTCGGCGGTCGCCACCGACAACGTGACCGACTACTATCTCGAAGAATCATACAAAGAAACCGAAGTGAAAAACGCAGTGACTGCCGTCCTCGCGGCCTACCGTGGGTTCGATACGCTCGGTGAGGCCGTCGTCGTCTATTCGGCAGGCGTCGGGCTGTTGCTGGTTCTCCACAAGGAGGCGTTCGAATGA
- a CDS encoding cation:proton antiporter, which yields MTLINDILLTAAAGFVLTSLVGVYRIISGPTMPDRVIAINVIGSNVVIVIALLAAAIGEPGALDIALVYALLNFLLSIAISKFTVERGGVL from the coding sequence ATGACGCTCATCAACGATATTCTGTTGACGGCCGCCGCGGGATTCGTCCTCACCTCTTTAGTCGGCGTCTACCGCATCATCAGCGGCCCGACGATGCCCGACCGCGTCATCGCCATCAACGTCATCGGTTCGAACGTCGTCATCGTCATCGCGCTGCTGGCGGCGGCTATCGGCGAACCCGGTGCGCTCGACATCGCGCTCGTGTACGCACTGCTTAACTTCCTGTTGAGCATCGCCATCTCGAAGTTCACCGTCGAACGCGGAGGTGTCCTGTGA
- a CDS encoding MnhB domain-containing protein, translating into MNEDTNEANEAAVNDSRIPYVESPIIMATVRVITPFVFTFGLFIMFHGADSSGGGFQGGVIVGTVVLMLGIAFGIETTRDWVGPKLPVVFISIGVLAFLLTGVGSVILGGGFLEYSVYGIHHASKYGIEFVELAIGLVVSSIVTGLFFAIAAGMRNSGGETV; encoded by the coding sequence ATGAACGAAGACACAAACGAGGCTAATGAGGCCGCGGTGAACGACTCACGGATACCCTACGTCGAGAGTCCCATCATCATGGCGACGGTTCGCGTCATCACGCCGTTCGTATTCACGTTCGGACTGTTCATCATGTTCCACGGTGCGGACTCGTCGGGTGGGGGATTCCAAGGCGGCGTCATCGTCGGCACCGTCGTCCTCATGCTTGGCATCGCGTTCGGCATCGAAACCACGCGCGACTGGGTCGGCCCGAAGCTTCCGGTCGTATTTATCAGCATCGGCGTCCTCGCGTTCTTGCTGACCGGCGTCGGTTCGGTGATACTCGGGGGCGGATTCTTGGAGTACTCCGTCTACGGCATCCACCACGCGTCTAAATACGGAATCGAGTTCGTGGAGTTAGCCATCGGACTCGTCGTTTCAAGCATCGTCACCGGCCTCTTTTTCGCCATCGCGGCCGGAATGCGGAACAGCGGAGGTGAGACTGTATGA
- a CDS encoding Lrp/AsnC family transcriptional regulator produces the protein MTLEGIDELDQTILYMLQRDARKTTSNDIAEAAGVSASTVRNRIERLEENGILQGYDADVNYEQAGYQLYTLIICSASVRNREELAEAALNVPGVVRVTEVMTGENNVHVSVVGNDSDDLSRIGRELDELGLEVVDEDLIRNEYTCPSDDFKC, from the coding sequence ATGACACTCGAAGGAATTGACGAGTTAGACCAAACGATTCTCTATATGCTCCAGCGCGACGCGCGGAAAACGACCTCTAACGACATTGCCGAAGCCGCAGGCGTTTCTGCAAGCACGGTTCGGAACCGCATCGAGCGATTGGAAGAAAACGGGATTCTTCAGGGGTACGATGCTGATGTGAACTACGAACAGGCGGGCTACCAACTGTATACGCTCATCATCTGTAGCGCGTCCGTCCGTAATCGAGAAGAACTCGCCGAAGCCGCACTCAACGTTCCCGGCGTCGTCCGCGTGACGGAAGTGATGACCGGGGAAAACAACGTCCACGTCAGCGTCGTCGGGAACGACAGCGACGATTTGAGTCGTATTGGACGCGAACTCGACGAACTCGGCTTGGAGGTGGTGGACGAAGACCTCATCAGAAACGAATACACCTGCCCGTCGGATGATTTTAAATGCTAA